From the genome of Tripterygium wilfordii isolate XIE 37 chromosome 6, ASM1340144v1, whole genome shotgun sequence:
AGTACCACCAAAAGAATTAGCTCTGTTAATTAAGTGGTTCAAATACTCTTCTCTGTCGGTGGCTTTGTGTAGCCACATAGCTGCCCATAACAACTCATCCATATAACCACTCACCGACGCATAGTATGTCTTCACCACTCCCACACTCGCGTCATACTTTCCTCTGTATTTGTCCCCAAACTCGAACAGCTTGAacacagaaaataaataaatcccaCATCAATGAAATTCAACTAATTCAATTGAACTGCATTTTAGTGTGAGTTGTTTACCTGTTGGGCGTGGTGTAGGAGTAGATGAGAGTAATGTGGGTTTGTTTTCTTGAACACAATTGAAGCTGCAGCCATGGCTGCCGCAGTTTCTCCGGCGAGATCCGACCCGGGATTGTTCTCATCAATCTTGTATGCCTGCCGTGACGTGGTCATGTCCTCCGGCCGTTGCCAGCAGTAATGGTCGGTATCGCCATCACCCACctgtgaaattgaagttttgaatttgaattttgaaatcatTTGAATCACAGAGTGAGAAAACAAGAAACGTATGTACTGATTTTGATTCCCCGTACCTCTGCCCACAACACATTCGGGCTTGTGTGTGCTTTAATGAAGTAATCCGTACCCCATTTAATAGCCTCTAAAGCATGGTCTAGTTGTCCTGCTTCTGCGATCTGATCGCGGAATTCTATGACTCCCCATGAAAGCATTGTGACCGTGAAGGCCATAGGCAGCCCGAACTTCACATGATCCCCTGCATCATAGTATCCTCCCACCAAGTCCacctgaaaaacaaaattgtacAAATTCATATACAAACTCTGAACCAAGAAATATTTGCGGAAATGAAGAaggatttgaaatttgaactgACTCCTTGTTCCAAGCCATCAGTGAGGCCAGAATGGTCACGCCAAGTGACCCGCTGGTTGTATGGCAGCCGACCGGAACGTTGAGACTCGAAGTAGAGAAGACTTTTTGTCAATGCATCACTGTAATCAAAAGCTCTAGTGATGTTAGGTATTGTGAAAATgcagaggaggagaagaagaaatctGGGAATGTGTTGTTTGGGACCAAAAATATGGTTGTGATTCTTCTGTACTTCCATTGCCTCTTCTGTACTATAGAGGCCCTTCTCTTTCTAGGGTGAAGGGAGATAATAGGGAGTGAGAGAGTTCACACTGTTTGTGACTCTCCCTTTGAAAGATTGCGTCTTTTAGTCTTTATAGTGCATGTGCCTTTCACATGAGAAGTAAACCTCTTCTCCATCTTGTTTTTTGTCTTACAACAGTAGCGTGATTTATGCAGCCGTTTTTATTACATTTACTTCCGCTCAATATGGACATCAACCGTGGACTCCTTTTCTCTTGTATGAATTTTCTCTGTGAAGTCCAAACTTATGTCTAGTAAAAAAACAGACGAGAACCCTGCAGTAGAAGTAAGTGCAAGTGCAGTTTTCATCACAGACGTCCAAAAAATTGTTCTACTATAAGTACCGTTAACCCTAAAAAGAACATGGAATTACATGGTTGGTCATGCAATAATTAAGGATTTTTTCTAGGCAGAACAAAAGGATATCTGGAGATTTGAGTTGACAATTAGTCTCCTGGAATGTTATAACAGAATGGGATCTTCATGCATGCTTTCGTCATTAGGTACAAATGAGATTCTAAACTATGATTAAATAATGTGGAAATCAAAGACCCGTTTGTCTCTATGGACGAGGTTTCGTTGACAGGT
Proteins encoded in this window:
- the LOC120000413 gene encoding endoglucanase 11-like, whose amino-acid sequence is MEVQKNHNHIFGPKQHIPRFLLLLLCIFTIPNITRAFDYSDALTKSLLYFESQRSGRLPYNQRVTWRDHSGLTDGLEQGVDLVGGYYDAGDHVKFGLPMAFTVTMLSWGVIEFRDQIAEAGQLDHALEAIKWGTDYFIKAHTSPNVLWAEVGDGDTDHYCWQRPEDMTTSRQAYKIDENNPGSDLAGETAAAMAAASIVFKKTNPHYSHLLLHHAQQLFEFGDKYRGKYDASVGVVKTYYASVSGYMDELLWAAMWLHKATDREEYLNHLINRANSFGGTGWAISEFSWDVKYAGIQIMASQLLMEEKHKEHTYILEQYRSKAEYYVCSCINRNINGSNVDRTPGGLLYVRQWNNMQYVSTAAFLLTIYSDILRTSNQKLNCHGEIAVDHEEILNFAKSQVDYILGSNPMNMSYLVGYGPKYPTRVHHRGASIVSYREEKGFIGCTQGYDIWYGREEPNPNDLVGALVGGPDFEDKFMDQRDNYMQTEACTYNTAPLVGIFAKFFQLEKEKAGQNLPLVASY